The proteins below come from a single Aspergillus oryzae RIB40 DNA, chromosome 5 genomic window:
- a CDS encoding uncharacterized protein (predicted protein), protein MRPSTSPFQNNQTSNPRAHSPGSMNLRHRGPARSATFAEGCSSNLKNERRNSTFSDSVSEARNSIRSSTDDLFFPRAAKGSYDAADAPNEESHWHSAPLGLALLPAIAGVFFQNGSAVVTDVTLLVLAAIFLNWSVRLPW, encoded by the coding sequence ATGCGACCATCAACGTCTCCCTTCCAGAACAATCAAACTAGCAATCCCCGCGCCCATTCCCCCGGATCCATGAATCTTCGCCATCGAGGCCCGGCCCGCTCTGCCACCTTCGCAGAGGGCTGTTCATCAAATCTAAAAAACGAACGACGCAACTCGACCTTCTCAGATTCGGTCTCCGAGGCACGGAATTCCATCCGATCCTCCACCGACGATCTATTCTTCCCACGCGCAGCCAAGGGTTCCTACGACGCCGCGGATGCGCCCAATGAGGAGTCGCACTGGCATTCTGCACCCCTGGGCCTCGCCCTCCTGCCTGCCATCGCCGGGGTCTTTTTCCAGAACGGAAGCGCCGTCGTAACAGATGTTACTCTGCTAGTATTAGCAGCCATCTTTTTAAACTGGTCTGTCAGACTGCCATGGTAA
- a CDS encoding pheromone receptor (predicted protein), translating into MSAPSTTPYAQAVIIPSFSILCMLLTIPPLILHWKNRNLPVVSLICWLLCLNLFNIINAFIWPSDDMDNWWNGAGLCDVEVKVMIASYVAVPGNLLCIFRTLASMIDTRRAMLVPSKQQRWWNIGIDMLFCVIVPVVAIATHIVYQASRYILVGISGCVNSFDESWVSLILAWIWPLVICLIAGYYCSLVVYRLHRYRNQFGDILQASNSNLNKSRFMRLFLLSFIVLLAILPVQTYVVYKNIELSLPWHAYSWRVAHGPHWNKIQKIPSGGDAFFDRWFPIASGFMLFILFGCGRDASRMYGSYLRLLRLDRCFVRTQDSSSDASRSNTSGFSNSRFGLLFHKAWTSTAETCAENPATANSIDRSSDDIEKGRASSPKPQRGQNMSWLKHPWSFLHRPLHRSSTSSGERILSRPNLSTPSNTVSANAWAGSSQSRGSSDLTYMPGREAFIRVKRDISQESELRK; encoded by the exons ATGTCGGCTCCAAGCACTACTCCCTACGCCCAGGCGGTGATCATTCCATCGTTTTCTATCCTATGCATGCTGCTGACCATCCCTCCGTTGATCTTGCATTGGAAAAATAGGAATCTTCCTGTGGTTTCCCTCATATGCTGGCTCCTGTGTCTCAACTTGTTCAACATTATCAATGCATTTATCTGGCCTAGTGATGATATGGATAATTGGTGGAATGGGGCAGGTCTTTGTGACGTGGAAGTCAAGGTGATGATTGCCAGCTATGTTGCGGTGCCTGGGAATTtgctctgcatcttccgcACTCTGGCCAGCATGATTGATACTAGGCGTGCAATGCTTGTCCCGAGCAAGCAGCAACGGTGGTGGAATATCGGCATAGATATGCTATTTTGTGTGATCGTGCCCGTCGTGGCAATAGCCACACACATAGTCTACCAGGCGAGCCGATATATTCTGGTCGGCATCTCAGGCTGCGTTAATAGCTTTGATGAAAGTTGGGTGAGCCTCATACTGGCATGGATCTGGCCTCTAGTGATCTGCCTCATCGCTGGCTATTATTGCA GCCTTGTGGTCTATCGTCTTCACAGGTACCGAAATCAGTTTGGAGACATCCTACAAGCATCAAACAGCAACTTGAACAAGTCTAGATTTATGCGGCtattcctcctttccttcattgTGCTCCTGGCTATTTTGCCAGTCCAGACCTACGTTGTCTACAAGAACATAGAGCTTTCGCTGCCGTGGCACGCTTACTCATGGAGGGTGGCACATGGACCACATTGGAAtaagatccagaagatacCTTCCGGCGGtgatgccttcttcgatCGCTGGTTTCCAATTGCCTCTGGGTTCATGTtattcatcctcttcggttGCGGCCGAGACGCTTCTAGGATGTATGGCTCATACCTCCGCTTGTTGCGCCTGGATCGCTGCTTCGTCAGAACCCAGGACTCTTCATCAGATGCATCTCGCTCGAACACTTCAGGTTTCTCGAACAGCCGATTTGGATTACTCTTTCATAAAGCATGGACTTCTACAGCAGA AACTTGTGCAGAGAACCCTGCTACTGCGAATAGTATCGACAGGAGCTCGGATGACATCGAGAAGGGCAGAGCCTCTTCGCCGAAACCCCAGCGAGGACAAAACATGTCGTGGCTCAAGCATCCTTGGTCATTTTTGCACCGTCCACTTCACCGCTCATCTACTTCTAGTGGCGAGAGAATCCTGTCCCGTCCTAACCTTTCTACTCCGTCAAATACAGTTTCCGCTAATGCATGGGCGGGCTCCAGCCAAAGCCGGGGGAGTAGTGATCTTACCTATATGCCTGGAAGGGAAGCCTTTATCCGAGTGAAACGCGACATCAGCCAGGAGAGCGAATTACGAAAATGA
- a CDS encoding FAD-binding oxidoreductase (FAD-binding protein DIMINUTO) — protein MDLHNATFHDDKKPFYIYHGSTNSTRPSKKSTSNTIDTSSLNRVISIDRTRKVALVEPNVPMDMLVSAILPHGFIPPVVMEYPGITVGCGFAGTSGESSSYRHGFFDRTISWIEIVVGNGEILHASPNENSDLFFGAACSFGTLGITTLLELQLIELPASPVVELTYFPISGIDEAIRKIEELTPNPTYQYLDGIMFTKTKGCICAGLITSLVEEDQVQTFNRPTDPWFYMHAEDMVSSRSSHEKGTASKELIPLPDYLFRYDRGGFWVGKYAFEYFLFPQTKFMRWMLDGISHTRVMYHAVHKSGLFKEYTIQDVAVPYNGAKELINFLDDSFGKYPLWLCPVRTTTTHVSGLMAQQRDQPDPDRHDMMLSVGVWGPGPKGKKNFVDFNRKLEKVVHMVGGQKWLYARTYYTEEEFWSIYDRDTMDGLRQKYHTSYLPSLYQKVKIQPEEVVRQRPWTSKLAGDWVWNRWPISGVYGLMHTFWHKDYLLVDCKKLLN, from the exons ATGGACTTGCATAATGCTACC TTTCATGATGACAAGAAACCATTTTATATCTATCACGGATCCACGAACTCGACACGCCCGTCGAAAAAGTCCACATCCAATACTATCGATACAAGCAGTCTCAATCGTGTCATCAGCATTGATCGGACACGCAAGGTAGCACTAGTTGAGCCTAATGTTCCTATGGACATGCTTGTCAGCGCAATCCTCCCCCACGGATTCATTCCACCAGTGGTGATGGAGTACCCCGGGATAACAGTGGGTTGCGGATTTGCAGGAACATCGGGAGAAAGTAGCTCATACCGGCATGGCTTCTTTGATCGAACAATTTCTTGGATTGAGATTGTAGTAGGGAATGGCGAGATCCTGCACGCATCACCAAATGAAAATTCCGATTTATTCTTCGGTGCTGCATGCTCCTTTGGGACCCTTGGAATCACGACTCTACTGGAGCTGCAACTCATAGAGCTTCCAGCAAGCCCAGTAGTGGAACTAACCTATTTCCCCATCTCGGGCATTGATGAGGCCATCAGGAAAATTGAAGAGCTCACACCCAATCCCACGTACCAATATCTGGATGGGATTATGttcaccaagaccaagggGTGCATATGTGCCGGGTTAATCACCAGCTTGGTAGAGGAAGACCAGGTTCAAACTTTCAATCGTCCCACCGATCCATGGTTCTATATGCATGCCGAAGACATGGTTTCCTCACGATCAAGCCATGAGAAGGGGACAGCATCCAAGGAGCTGATCCCCTTGCCCGATTACCTGTTCCGCTATGATAGGGGAGGCTTCTGGGTGGGAAAGTACGCATTCgaatatttccttttcccccaAACAAAATTTATGCGATGGATGCTGGACGGTATTTCCCACACAAGGGTCATGTATCACGCCGTCCACAAGAGCGGGCTATTCAAGGAGTACACTATTCAGGACGTTGCGGTGCCGTACAATGGTGCCAAAGAGCTGATTAATTTTCTTGATGACTCGTTCGGGAAATATCCATTATGGCTTTGTCCTGTCCGTACTACAACGACACATGTCTCGGGACTGATGGCGCAACAACGAGACCAGCCCGACCCGGATCGTCACGATATGATGCTCAGCGTTGGGGTGTGGGGTCCAGGACCGAAGGGTAAGAAGAACTTCGTCGACTTTAATCGCAAGCTTGAAAAGGTCGTCCACATGGTTGGGGGTCAAAAGTGGCTCTACGCACGGACCTACTATACAGAGGAGGAATTCTGGTCGATCTATGACCGTGATACAATGGATGGCTTACGACAGAAGTATCATACGTCCTACTTACCGAGTTTGTACCAGAAAGTCAAGATCCAGCCAGAGGAGGTCGTCAGGCAGCGGCCTTGGACATCGAAGCTGGCGGGAGACTGGGTTTGGAATCGTTGGCCGATTTCTGGGGTTTACGGGTTGATGCATACTTTCTGGCATAAGGATTATTTGTTAGTAGACTGCAAGAAATTGCTCAACTAG
- a CDS encoding FAD-dependent oxidoreductase (predicted protein), producing the protein MRQSSCRQNHTVHVIIIGCSVAGLTLAHALSKRRIDYTILEAHDRLPLPFTGNAFTLLPNGSRILAQLGVWEEITAASDTIHSHSTFLGNGRLLKRIDVGRLLSMRYSFLIRFPIGPTRHGYKLAVIPRWRFLQILYNNLKDKHRVRFGKRVMTVDQSSSEAKVECADGSIISGDLVVGADGTHSVSRGEILRWNGSLQAPQDLRKVAVTLTSEYSGIYGISHPIPGLSPGHLLSFHAGKVHRYPDVPRHSQDRASIDLHVFPFLDAHTSSNIRFEELYHNTITCCHVALEEMLCEQWVAGRLVCIGDSVHKMTPNLAQANCIVRTVDQYKSCARSDKPEKDMDLAAWEESRKQRMRRFYTYSWILARSEAFSGPWFKALGLYIGFFHGEQVISYISDISSESECLDYLPQPDYHLKSQSKMDQGGLNQMNYLYVKLAFWLLDVLITIWSFCFV; encoded by the exons ATGAGGCAGTCGTCGTGCAGACAGAATCACACAGTGCATGTCATCATAATCGGCTGCTCTGTGGCTGGTCTCACTCTAGCCCACGCTCTGTCCAAGCGACGAATCGACTATACCATCCTTGAGGCTCATGATCGCCTACCACTGCCATTCACAGGAAATGCGTTTACCTTGCTTCCCAATGGGTCACGGATACTAGCGCAACTCGGGGTGTGGGAAGAAATCACGGCCGCATCAGATACGATCCATAGTCACTCGACTTTCCTTGGAAATGGAAGGCTGTTAAAGAGGATAGATGTAGGAAGACTCCTTTCCATGAGGTATAGTTTCCTTATCCGGTTTCCGATTGG CCCGACTAGGCATGGTTATAAGCTAGCGGTTATCCCACGATGGAGATTCCTGCAGATTCTCTACAATAACCTAAAAGATAAACATCGCGTGCGTTTCGGTAAGCGCGTCATGACTGTGGATCAGAGCTCTTCCGAGGCCAAAGTGGAATGCGCCGACGGCTCCATAATCTCCGGAGACCTGGTCGTTGGCGCCGATGGAACCCACAGTGTCTCACGTGGCGAGATCCTGAGGTGGAATGGGTCTCTGCAAGCACCACAGGATCTGAGAAAGGTCGCCGTAA CCTTGACATCGGAATACTCGGGCATATATGGCATCTCGCATCCGATTCCGGGGTTGTCCCCAGGCCAC CTACTATCGTTCCATGCCGGGAAGGTGCACCGTTACCCTGATGTACCGCGCCATTCGCAAGACCGTGCATCAATCGACCTGCATGTCTTCCCGTTTTTAGATGCGCATACCTCTTCAAACATCCGATTCGAAGAACTGTACCATAACACAATCACATGTTGCCACGTTGCTCTTGAGGAAATGCTCTGTGAGCAATGGGTCGCGGGTAGGCTTGTGTGCATTGGGGACTCAGTCCACAAG ATGACACCGAACCTAGCCCAAG CTAATTGTATCGTTCGTACAGTTGACCAATACAAGTCCTGTGCGCGCTCAGATAAGCCTGAGAAAGATATGGACCTAGCGGCATGGGAAGAATCCcgaaagcaaagaatgagACGTTTCTACACGTATTCATGGATCCTAGCTCGCTCTGAGGCCTTTTCCGGGCCCTGGTTCAAGGCCCTCGGCCTGTATATTGGGTTCTTCCATGGAGAGCAGGTAATCAGTTACATATCTGACATTAGTTCCGAGTCAGAGTGCCTGGACTACTTGCCGCAACCGGATTATCACTTGAAGTCTCAGTCGAAGATGGACCAGGGTGGGCTCAATCAAATGAACTATCTCTATGTCAAACTGGCATTCTGGCTATTGGATGTCTTGATAACGATCTGgagcttttgttttgtttag
- a CDS encoding Dcp1 family protein (predicted protein), with protein MPPPPVRSNEELNISVLRRHNPAITSILSLAPYAVIYIFSPTTRQWEKSGVEGSLFVCQLSQGSLGEERYNAFVLNRRGLQNFDVPLTDGDNVEITEEYVILKVDDDSGLGVDNNNGMNGKSADLRIYGLWIYSEPPPNSTAETRSINAQVIRECAIHAGQSLKLARERLEATRQNGLHAAAAAAASTADPVEEVQSSVAMGRQVSLRDLFGQQRAQDDGWSTTAHHAGPQGWPQPGMGVPMAQPQPQPQPQQDVLGDLFRRAGLAYQGGP; from the coding sequence ATGCCACCTCCCCCCGTCCGCTCCAACGAAGAACTGAACATCTCCGTCCTCCGCCGTCACAACCCCGCCATAACTTCAATTCTCTCCCTAGCGCCTTATGCCGTCATCTACATATTCAGCCCAACCACACGGCAGTGGGAAAAGAGCGGAGTAGAGGGCTCATTATTTGTTTGTCAATTATCGCAGGGGTCTTTAGGCGAAGAACGGTACAACGCTTTTGTGCTGAATCGGCGGGGTCTGCAGAATTTCGATGTTCCCCTGACGGACGGGGATAATGTGGAAATTACGGAAGAATATGTGATTCTTAAGGTCGATGATGACTCCGGGTTGGGTGTGGATAATAATAACGGCATGAATGGGAAAAGTGCCGATCTCCGCATATACGGTCTTTGGATTTACTCCGAACCCCCTCCCAACTCTACGGCCGAAACGCGCAGTATCAACGCTCAGGTGATTCGGGAATGCGCCATACATGCAGGCCAGAGTTTGAAGCTGGCCCGCGAGCGACTGGAAGCTACTCGCCAGAATGGCCTGCACGCTgcagctgcggctgcggcttcTACCGCTGACCCCGTGGAAGAGGTGCAATCAAGTGTTGCCATGGGACGCCAGGTTTCTTTGAGGGATCTTTTTGGACAACAAAGGGCTCAGGATGATGGGTGGAGTACAACGGCGCACCATGCTGGTCCCCAAGGGTGGCCCCAGCCTGGGATGGGTGTGCCGATGgcgcagccgcagccgcagcctcagcctcaacAAGACGTACTGGGCGATCTATTTAGGAGGGCCGGGTTAGCGTACCAGGGGGGTCCCTGA
- a CDS encoding uncharacterized protein (predicted protein) encodes MVQARTLHLQRVVASSTEAPKDRIDASKIIDLAKRLEELEAHVAETAAARLASSQDQQSQPQAHDSLVSQSTAEVRKSVQPDIDALNRAVRRYEKRTALTSFQTDSRLEALEGQVRDAISLAAAAQRSSIRKPRSSVFVFLEWLYALAMLPAQVFMSLAVLPFHVARRCLRFFQGVLFSKPHPQPKPASGKMPQDRKARSPKRPRRVPQQDQAETKGLKSIREYT; translated from the coding sequence ATGGTCCAGGCGCGCACGCTCCATCTCCAACGTGTCGTCGCATCATCCACCGAAGCTCCCAAAGACAGGATAGACGCCAGcaagatcatcgacctcGCCAAAAGATtagaagagcttgaagccCACGTAGCAGAAACAGCCGCAGCGCGCCTTGCCTCCAGCCAGGACCAACAGTCCCAGCCCCAAGCGCACGACTCCCTCGTCTCACAGAGTACGGCAGAAGTGCGAAAATCGGTCCAACCGGATATCGATGCCCTGAACCGCGCCGTGAGACGTTACGAGAAACGTACCGCGCTGACTTCCTTCCAGACGGACTCCAGACTCGAAGCGCTAGAGGGTCAGGTCCGGGATGCCATTTCGTTAGCCGCTGCGGCGCAGCGTTCTAGTATACGAAAACCGAGGAGTTCTGTGTTCGTGTTCCTCGAGTGGCTTTATGCGCTTGCTATGCTCCCCGCTCAGGTCTTCATGTCCCTGGCTGTACTGCCATTCCATGTCGCGAGACGGTGTCTGCGGTTTTTTCAAGGTGTGCTCTTTTCGAAACCACACCCACAACCCAAACCTGCGAGCGGCAAGATGCCGCAAGACCGTAAAGCGCGGTCTCCCAAACGCCCGAGACGAGTACCTCAGCAAGACCAAGCAGAGACGAAGGGACTAAAGTCCATTCGCGAATATACATAA
- a CDS encoding single-stranded DNA-binding protein (predicted protein), translating into MSAFASSLRPMMRTATGGALSARSFSSSSSRSVARMIITGRLAAAPELQATSSGQDVIRYTVATSTGARENRQTSWFKVASFDQGAQRDYVLGLQKGTLVYLEGSASLRDWEDSEGKKQTTLNIVQRKITAEDELNVSDYANLRVTIQGTSRSSSARTTLTKLSLPKLRPPNKSLHKEKYILA; encoded by the exons ATGTCTGCCTTCGCCTCATCCCTGCGCCCAATGATGCGCACCGCCACCGGCGGAGCTCTCTCCGCGCGttccttcagctcctcctcatcgcGCTCAGTAGCTCGTATGATCATCACCGGCCGTCTGGCGGCCGCTCCGGAGCTGCAGGCCACCTCATCCGGTCAAGATGTTATCAGATACACCGTTGCTACCTCGACCGGGGCGCGCGAAAACCGACAGACAAGCTGGTTTAAGGTCGCAAGCTTCGACCAGGGTGCTCAGCGCGATTACGTGCTTGGTTTGCAGAAGGG AACCCTTGTTTACCTCGAAGGAAGCGCCAGCCTGCGGGACTGGGAAGATTCTGAGGGCAAGAAGCAGACCACCCTGAACATTGTTCAACGTAAGATTACCGCGGAAGACGAACTCAATGTGTCGGATTACGCTAACCTCCGAGTTACTATTCAGGGAACCTCGAGGTCCTCAAGCGCCCGCACAACTCTAACGAAACTGAGTCTGCCTAAGCTTCGTCCGCCGAACAAAAGCCTGCACAAGGAGAAATACATATTAGCTTGA
- a CDS encoding phosphatase family protein (inositol polyphosphate 5-phosphatase and related proteins), translating to MVSETEQRASQSPVGTGAGDSHSDGSSPDTSIDPSSLPQAVKARKSEYTSQQTIRVKVGTWNVAAIPGTEEDIGKWFVQREGICEQLAGLRVSGLEEAPGKTDDDTPNETGSESDQVGLYVLGLQEIVDISSPAEALRPYVDPAPANRWKAAMQNALPSGYQLVAESQLVGLLLLIYASPSVAETVSSVSCTNVGTGLFGYMGNKGAAVTRLLLGDTTCFVFVNCHLAAGSDKNSLERRNWDASQILQRAKFDPIDTESALRDEPTESIGKEDFAFWFGDLNYRLEDIPGEDVRQVLARHTENEYDKTHNSTHVADEDDSEESSKPTDETSQAPPPVSDEDVDPHTDPASLQTTISSLLPHDQLRLQQSKQKAFHEGWREGSISFLPTYKYDVGSVAKFDSSEKQRGPSWCDRILYRTRRDMLRHEQLVKEAAEARKRDEEMKARGLDKAAADDNVLFDYDPDVDGADSADEYDPDKDDASDSASFNSQSDPDQSLRLDYYISHQGILSSDHKPLAAGFTLTYESVDPQLKAKVHQEVVRELDKAENESRPGLTVVVDSHGHEPSKDKTKDPNALDFGDVPFDISVTRSLTVANTSGVPATFSFEKPEQAEGCHYHPSWLEYQIEPPHRDNPEDQVSTLPLQECTLLPGELTTIEVTACVKDIQLARLLNDGKLKLEEVLVLRVTNGRDHFIPVYGEWLPTCFGRSLEELTVMPEAGARTLPVTEIMRRQKDEVGIPLSAPRELFRLTESISELSERAIAEWSMIRGESEDSPPWVREPHGFGWPFEPESWTLTDKEERSSLLASVREALDTNKPFNHVISPEVSSLHRLEILSETLLVFLRSLKDGIVTAPVWSDLDQQILAREKTKAPPLSWEESQAWVLESLAYSPAHSVSFTFVTFMLARIANEVAPVISMPPRQSSEKPSDEQVNPNKQPTSPTATAAAAAVAAAGNIRRRTLTFTSNVPEPTANPLAIRRQAVETALAGIFSTVLISANVPVPAKDKERRAQEDRKRSIIEPFLKTIGVDNKGPSGGWS from the coding sequence ATGGTGTCAGAAACCGAACAGCGCGCGTCGCAGTCGCCGGTCGGTACCGGCGCAGGTGACTCGCACTCTGACGGATCGTCTCCGGACACCTCCATCGACCCCTCATCGCTCCCACAGGCCGTGAAAGCGAGGAAATCTGAGTATACGTCTCAACAGACTATTCGTGTCAAAGTCGGAACGTGGAATGTTGCTGCCATTCCAGGTACggaggaagatatcggaAAGTGGTTTGTACAGCGGGAGGGCATATGCGAACAGCTCGCCGGGTTACGAGTCTCCGGCCTAGAAGAAGCTCCTGGTAaaacagatgatgatacccCGAATGAGACTGGATCCGAGTCCGACCAGGTGGGACTCTATGTTCTCGGGTTACAAGAGATCGTGGATATATCTTCTCCGGCGGAGGCCTTGAGGCCCTACGTTGATCCAGCGCCGGCGAATAGGTGGAAAGCTGCGATGCAAAATGCTTTACCCTCGGGCTACCAACTAGTCGCAGAGTCTCAGCTAGTGGGGCTGTTACTGTTGATTTATGCCTCTCCTTCTGTTGCCGAGACAGTATCGTCGGTCAGCTGTACCAACGTGGGTACCGGCCTGTTCGGGTACATGGGCAACAAAGGAGCTGCAGTAACGCGCCTGCTGCTGGGCGATACTACGTGTTTTGTCTTCGTCAACTGTCATTTGGCAGCTGGATCGGATAAAAATAGCCTGGAACGACGGAACTGGGACGCCTCCCAAATTCTCCAACGCGCAAAGTTTGACCCGATTGATACTGAAAGTGCACTTCGGGATGAACCTACCGAGAGTATTGGCAAAGAAGACTTTGCTTTCTGGTTTGGGGATCTTAATTATAGACTAGAGGATATACCTGGAGAGGATGTGCGACAGGTCCTTGCTCGACATACAGAGAACGAGTACGATAAAACGCACAACTCCACCCACGTggccgatgaagacgatTCAGAGGAATCATCAAAACCGACGGACGAGACAAGTCAAGCTCCTCCGCCCGTTTCCGATGAGGACGTGGACCCTCACACAGACCCAGCCTCTTTGCAAACTACCATATCGTCTTTGCTCCCGCATGATCAGCTTCGCCTGCAACAAAGCAAACAGAAGGCGTTCCACGAAGGATGGAGGGAAGGTAGCATATCATTTCTACCAACGTACAAGTATGATGTAGGAAGCGTCGCCAAGTTCGATTCTAGCGAAAAGCAACGGGGCCCTAGTTGGTGCGATAGGATTCTGTATCGTACACGGCGGGATATGTTACGACATGAACAATTAGTCAAGGAAGCAGCTGAAGCCAGGAAACGGGACGAAGAAATGAAAGCTAGGGGACTAGACAAGGCTGCAGCAGATGACAACGTTCTATTCGACTATGATCccgatgttgatggtgcAGACAGTGCAGATGAATACGACCCGGATAAAGATGACGCGAGTGACAGTGCTTCGTTCAATTCGCAGAGTGATCCGGATCAATCACTTAGGCTTGACTATTATATCTCGCATCAAGGAATCCTCTCATCTGACCACAAGCCGTTAGCAGCCGGCTTCACTCTAACTTATGAGTCGGTTGATCCTCAATTAAAGGCCAAGGTTCACCAGGAAGTGGTCCGAGAGCTGGATAAGGCTGAAAATGAGTCTCGGCCAGGTTTGACGGTTGTGGTGGACAGCCACGGCCATGAGCCCAGTAAGGACAAGACGAAGGATCCAAATGCGCTAGATTTTGGTGATGTACCCTTTGATATATCCGTCACTCGATCCTTGACAGTTGCGAACACTAGTGGTGTGCCTGCAACTTTCTCATTCGAAAAGCCCGAACAAGCAGAAGGTTGTCATTATCACCCGtcttggcttgaatatcAGATCGAGCCGCCGCACCGCGACAATCCAGAAGATCAAGTGTCTACTTTACCTTTGCAGGAATGTACATTACTGCCTGGAGAACTCACCACTATTGAGGTTACTGCATGTGTTAAAGATATACAGCTTGCACGTTTGCTCAATGACGGAAAGTTGAAGTTAGAGGAAGTTTTGGTCCTTCGGGTGACCAACGGTCGAGATCATTTCATCCCTGTATATGGGGAGTGGTTGCCCACTTGCTTTGGCCGCAGCTTGGAAGAACTTACCGTCATGCCTGAGGCGGGCGCACGAACATTACCAGTTACAGAGATAATGAGACGCCAGAAGGACGAAGTAGGAATTCCTCTGTCAGCTCCGCGGGAGCTTTTCCGCTTGACGGAATCAATATCAGAGTTGTCCGAACGTGCTATTGCCGAATGGAGCATGATCAGAGGCGAGTCCGAAGACTCGCCACCGTGGGTTAGAGAGCCACATGGATTTGGGTGGCCTTTTGAACCAGAGTCGTGGACTCTGACGGACAAAGAAGAGCGTTCTTCCCTTCTGGCATCTGTCCGGGAAGCTTTGGACACCAACAAACCcttcaaccatgtcattTCACCCGAAGTGTCCTCGCTTCATCGTTTGGAGATTTTAAGCGAGACCTTACTAGTATTTCTCAGATCTTTGAAGGATGGGATTGTCACTGCGCCAGTTTGGTCCGATCTAGACCAACAAATTCTCGCTCGTGAAAAAACCAAAGCACCGCCTTTATCCTGGGAAGAATCCCAAGCCTGGGTCCTAGAGAGCCTGGCATATTCCCCCGCACACAGTGTCTCCTTCACTTTCGTCACCTTCATGCTTGCTCGCATCGCCAACGAAGTCGCTCCAGTAATATCTATGCCCCCGCGACAGTCCTCGGAAAAGCCGTCCGACGAGCaagtcaaccccaacaaacAACCTACTTCCCCAACCGCAACAGCAGCCGCCGCAGCAGTCGCTGCCGCAGGCAATATCCGACGGCGAACTCTCACCTTCACCTCAAACGTACCGGAACCTACCGCCAATCCCCTCGCCATTCGTCGACAAGCCGTCGAAACCGCTCTCGCGGGTATATTCTCCACGGTCCTTATCTCTGCCAACGTCCCTGTCCCAGCAAAGGATAAGGAACGGCGGGCACAGGAGGACCGGAAACGAAGTATAATTGAGCCTTTCTTAAAGACCATCGGGGTTGACAATAAAGGTCCCTCCGGTGGTTGGTCTTGA